The window CGCCACCGGAACACTTCGAGGAGATGTCTACCAAATCAACTCCGTTAGCCGTAAttactttgaaaatatttcCCCTGCATCTGTAATCCCTAAACAAATGACGTGTACTATTGATAAGCACGGAGATGGAATTCATTTTCATTGCACGCCCTCTGTCGACGTCTGCTCCTTAAGGCTGGAACTGACCACCCCACTGCTGCTCGGGGACAACTGCTTGTCAGCGTGTGTGAACCTCGCCTGGAAAAAGCCCGCCTTTACCAAATTGTCTTTTGTTGACCCACATTATGCGACAGAGAAAAGCTGCGATTCTCAATGCGCGACCTCGTTAAGGAAAGCAGCGACattaaaaactagatctacttctgCTACGAAACTAATTTCTGACGTCACGACAGCTGGCATTGAGTGGACACTCAATGAAATGTCAAGCCCACCGGAAGAAACATCTAATAGAGCTCTCCGTTTCAATGAAACTAGATTTACCATCACCAATATTTCATTATCGAATTCTCCAGGATCGAAGTTTAACTACAGCTTTGTTGTTGGGGCTACCTGTGTTGTTCTTCTGTGTTCCATCGTCGCAATAATAGTCCATATTAAACGTAAAAAACATTCGAAACCTAAAGCCAAAGCCGTTGAGACAAGTGATTGCGTACTGCTCTATGATAATGGCAATAAGATCAAATCACCAAGCTATCAAAATGTCTGCATCAGTCAAGTTTAAGTATCTTCTGCTCAGAAGAGTTCCGTGTATTAACAGGAGTTATACATTATGATGGAaggggtttgttttttgtaatgAATAAGACGTTTTAACTACGACACATATTCTCTATTTAGTTTGTaccccattttgtttttatttctttttttttttttttgcatgtctCTATAACATGGTATGTAAAGGTTTATTATCTATTCTGTAAAATTAACATCTGGGGAAGAGTGTATTGTAATATATCTGATGGAGTCAAGGAGGACAGGTCCTCATTCACGAaacattacaaatacaaaaagcCTCTAAGGGGACATCTTTCCTTACAATATTTGagaacaatcaaaataaaaaaaaaaatagttttttaaaaaaaaaaatcttatattaagtatcaattagtttagatcagtcgtgtaattaaagAAGCCTCAGACGataatctataaaggggacaaattcagcttataccaccacttcagtaaagtactatttctttcccttgtttgagataacaaacaaagtaatttattgcCAATAGTTACTTTactaatagggtttgttgctgaacataaaaattatatatgtgtcagacgcgattagcccaattttcagtaaaagaaattacaaaagtcatttctctatagaagaagttacgaaggctatataaaatacaaccacagacctatatatactacaaaaaatctaggtttttgattgctagttacgatttatttacataggtgctgttttactattacataccaagtattagagtttagaaaaacccaggtttgtttcttgtgcaacgctattagctaatacctcatatcatctctccttattagtaggcctatatttagatctataatctaattctagtctagatctagagtctatatataaaaatcgaatagatctagtaatagtatatattctatcttgagactagattgccgagtctagcctatgctatgcctatagtcagtttttattagaaaaaaagtctagatattaataaagactaaagtttttttaattcttagatatagacattagacatagatctaataatactgtaatacgtttagtatgctctatacttaatctactaaactagagatctatctatagatctatctataatctagtcaatctagatctatacaatattcattataatacttctacttataatgacttatttaataagttagtacttagacttagatctattatagtttattaatagatttacttcaATGCCTAgtcctaataataaaattgcgaatgatgtctataatgactgattttttttatttttataataatagagctaggcctactaaatctaggtctagactctacttaaatctagtctaaaataatgactgtctaagactctagatgattgagaagttcacatagaggtgtttttaataatacggcatgtcggctgaaagtatataaagtgctttttttttttttttgtaaaaataaaaaagaggctccggtactcagtgatagattgcctaactttcaactaataataaattaacaattaacgttgaattacaagaaaagtaataatttttccagacattgaaaaaaaggtgccggtaccccgtaccggtgcgtaccgtcacaaaaaaatatgtatatctcaatcttctttcatttaatttattttgcggggttattgctacttaatacattgataccggattgatttaaatagggcctaagtatacaagcaggatttcgagcattggataaatttattttttaagaacaaaattttatggaagaggcaatatattagttatttgaagtttgtaacttcttaaattcaggctaaaaatatcgaagtctacatttttacactcatttctaaataattagaagagatggactgactcattgtgtagcttgtgtacatctgcaaaaacacaaactcagttagactttcaaaactattaaaagaaaaacttagtgattatttttactgtataattctattattattcctttttagaattaggatataaactaaatttgccatatgactttatctaacagaaaaaaaaaataaacttacgtctatttatgcggttatttatagttacctagtaatgtaaaatatactgaactaacacgtacattcatcataatgcagccatgcgatttttcgtttataaacatagcatgatttaggaccaatattttacaaaggctgcttggagaaatcaggtatatccattaggagaaaaacgacccctttactcaagaaaaatttaagaaactagaacagacacaaaataaacaatgacattcataacaaaataatattcaaaattgattagagtaacacctttttaagtaatcatttaaagtttaaaatcactacaatttttttcaacaattattttgtgtatgaaattgtgtatcggaaaatgtcggaaacttgaaataagctagtcctaaaaaaaacccacagatcttgggtaaaatacttatcaaataaagtactgtaaatgtgtagtttcacgcgctagtttcaggtcttttctttttatagcctctatcgagttatatcccaactacccgtatttttgtgcagaaattttttctctatcaggcacacttaaaattatagcataataatgtctgtttaatttaaaaagagaactgaaaaatacaaagatatatagggaaaaaagcgacttccggcccaatacttttaaATCagagaaacgaaacggactagtccaacaaaccctattagttattttcttttaaagtgaTTCTGGTGTTCCTGtttatctataggcctatataaaatgATATAGACTAAGCGGAATTCCCCTTTTTTAGAAATTGaaagtcaaaattaattttacgatAATGAAACATGTTTTGACAGTTATAACGGTCGAACTCGAGTTTTAGCAATGTGGCAGATGATTTGATACATACACCttgatattttaaagaaaatcgttagagtcgttttcgaaataaatGGTATATATGTAGATCACGGATGGCCCTGCGAAACCAactactgcattcctcattaatcttggcACTTGTTATGTAAGGTAcctgcaatccgggacccttaCATTATGCTCCCATCCaggtggatctatccagtgttttgttttttttaatattgtgttGACAAAGCCAGCCTTAGATCATTGGAGGCCCTAAGCgaaaacagcgaaaaaaatacaattacacaatttatttaaaacctagtgtcTCCAAACAGTAACATTGGGCACAAGTTTTGCTTTTTCgtcttttaataaaaataaaaataatgaagtcTTCTGCGAGGCTCTCACCAATCGAAGGCCATAGGATTAAAAACAATTCCCCTCAAAATCTGAAAACaacctaaaagaaaaaaaatagcattacGTCAAAGGATCGTCACTAGCTGAAAAGAATCTACTTCCGGGTATTGTAGCGCCAGGAGGAAACAACGCAGACTAACAAACACAATGATTGTTGAATAACATACAGAAATGGACACGCCTCTTATTGATTGCTGATTCACACTTGAGATAGCAGAAATGACAAAAGTCACatggtacaaaaaaataatgtcaataaAAATTGATTGGCGCCCCGAGAGTCCACCAAACTTCGCTTTTTTCTTGTTGCGTTATGTACATCTCGTGCTATTTAGGTCAAATACATTCTAGATAACTAGGCTGATGGTAAAGTGGCCGAAAacaacatatataaaaaaatatattcaaagtAGACCTAACTAATGTaaagagaaacataaaaaaaatatttttaaaaaatgtaacttgTTTGGAATGTAATTGtaccaattagtttggatcagtcatttaattctttttgtaatagatctagattaacatcAATAAATCTTTGCGATTAAGAATAtctttaccaattgtttttgttggacGCTATTTCTTACTTTTAGctttcaatacgctatgatcctatcacttctctgCACCAGTTGGAACAacgtaagggggggggggggtgagatcGATATGGATGGATTTTACCgtttttggtttttaaaagcatttccaaaaaattaaaaaaaaaaggagggggacgacctgaatttgaGCTCCTGGGTCACGTCTCCTCGCACTGAAGTGCGTACAACTttgctagtgaggtgcttatTGTCTAAAAAAAGagtgtatagttatatattgttggTTTCAATTttgagcggcgacctataaaggggtaTAATTaagtttataccaccactttaaTCGAATTTCAATTTCGTTCCCATGTTCGagatacgaaacaaaataattaattaccaattaattaattaactaattggttgatttttatGTATTggttcttgtgttgtcgggtaaaagaaataattatgcaaaatttccgCTTCATCCGAGATTGAGTATCGGGTATTCATTGGTGTCCTCCAAAATAGTAGTCTATAAACTTTTAGAGCATTCAGTTTAAATGTGCATTCTCGCACtgactattattattgtttattataaaCGGTATACTTGCTAGTACATTATTTCCGTTAATAGATTTTAGCgcttgttatgtaaagggatagtgatccttaaaggattacgggcacgacatgacctaaattgtgccgatgtgccttaactcaaaactcaaactcaaactccGTTACTACAGGAGACCGAAAACCAGAGGTATGTGAGAAAATTAAACTTCCGCCTGATACTAACAATCTGCCTGCTTCAGATCTAAAAGAATAATTATTATCTGTAGCCTACTTATCAATGTGTCAAGAATTTTTATGCATTTTGAAAATGTTGATGGTAGGCTACTTTGAAAGGAAATTACCTCGATTCTGTCTTTCCTATTCTTCTTCAACTCGTTTCAAATGAGTGTCAGGACTTCAATTCAGCTTTATTAGATGTCTAAATGTCTGTGTAGTAATGTCTGTGTGtattaaagaataattttattttccttttgcttttataattatactagtccctggccttcacgtgtggcttagatattgagtccggctattctcactaacaggagaaggggcaaaggcgagtaactggcgcatTAACCAGTAATTtttaagcttcgggcaggaggggctcgtgaGCCATGGCTGGCAATCCACcttggaaaactctgaattcaaaactctgttgccttgcagctatacccaatcatgggaaatgcttcgggagtcaaccctgaggaaaaatcaggagctggcgaccgtaaagcagtttgcagcacccagtgctacaccctagCAGAATCTGCGGCACCGCTGACcgggcattcatctcatttccatgagatgatccatagtcgctacGCCACTGAAGAAGGCCATAGAAAGTCCCGAATTTCAGCATAACAGACACCATACACACTCAGTCGTATATAAACTAATACATAATGTGTAGGatgatttaaaatgaaatacatatttaatacaATAATATTGAAGCAAATGATGTGCATGATAAGTAATCAGAAgtaattatgaaaataattcGCCATAAGTTCATAAGACTGAATAAGTTCATTCTAAGTAATTCcttaaataatactaataaagtAAGCACCTTATACTATGTTGCTTGACAACATTGACAAAGCATTGGTAATGATTTCAACTTCAGAGTTTCGTAACTTATGCCAAAGATTCGTCTCTGTAACAGGTACTGTAGAAACTGTCAATAAACATCAATCATGATAGTAGCCTACAAGGTCTGTCATTAGCTTCTGACCAACAACTTGGCAACAAGACTAACAAACATGACGACCACAATATCCAGGGTAATACCATAGTCCACAGTATCGACTCAACGATGAAATAGATAACGCACGCCAACATTGAAACCCAAGAACAGATCCAAGGCTATCGCTATTACGGCTGTCCAGTAACtttaatcaaaagaaaaaaaaatacaggacCACAAATAGTATAGCTTGTCTATCAAGACCAAGATGGCGTAATACACcagatttttaaagaaaaaaaatatgatgtcaTATCAAATAATGACAACGCgacaagtagaaaaaaaaaatactacacaCAATTCTAATAGAAAAATGACGTCATAGCCCCTAGTAGAAAGCAGCGCTTTGAACAACATAGACTAAAGCAACGCTCTCAATTTATTATAAACTATCTGCGGCAATGAGTCTCGCCACTTTATATATCCCACTTGTTTACTGAAACCTTGCTGTCATTATCCTAACCCTAACTCAATACTGTTACCTACTTACCTACATTATtaaaagggcatcaaaaatcacacgcacaacattaccatattttaacatatatgtctaagaaaaatcgcaaaaatcttggaagacaacagccacccgtTCAATCATAACTATGTCAAGTCGTCTCGAAGTGGGCGAcactgtcaatcaagacaagaacagagcggtacaaaaactcgttcgtgccttactcggtcagactctatcaacACCAAGATGcttgtgtgtagtcgctgaatgaactctttatgttgtgtcttttttatttatgtgaatgtttctgttgtgttgtttttatatgagaaaaaagtccttgtaatcacaacaaatttccagaaggatcaataaagcagttttAGTCTTACTTACAGACAAACTTCAAGCTACAGGCGCTGACTGAATGTGAGCCCTGCATTCTCTTGGTTTTCAAATTTCGGCAATAAACTCCACCACTTATTGAGCCCATCGTTGGATTTAAATGCAgatgtagtaggcctattgatTTTGTTGAAAAGAGCAGGCTGTGaaagcaaaataaggattcttaACAGCTGGGCTGCATTTGTGTTAGTGCTTAGGCTGTAAAGTACGTAATTAACTTATGAATTAAAGTTTCTGTAAGTTTCTGCATTTAGAAAAAAAGGCTAAAAATCAACATGACACAAGAACAGTTGCAGAGATTCACGTTGAGGGCTAGTGATAAGACTTGCACAACAAAATGTTTTGCAACACAAGCATATACGATCTGTCAGCGAGTAGTCTGTTGATAAAAGAACTACCCCTCAAAGTGCTAAAGTTGATCTGTTGATAGAACctattatttgtaaaatattttacatgtttcggatgttccttcagagttgaagatagtttacttcctagtccaaacctcacgcaggacgacgggggatgggagccctcagggtttgaacccgggaccatcgagaaatccaaacgacagtccagagagcaaaccgcacgaccaggcagccattatgTTGATTCCTTTTAATTTggttttgtttacatgttttggatgtttcttaaAAACTAAACATCGTTATATCTTAACCCAAACATCCCACATCACGTGAGGGAGTGGGATGGTGGCGgcaagcagggtttgaactcgggaccatcaaCACGACACTCCAGAGCGCACACCAGACTATCAGGCAGCCATCGAGTGAAATATTTTAcccttttattatataaaaaaatgtaaaaactaaTTAGGATTGCAATTTTaatgtacgttttttttttgtacgaaTTGAGTTTCTAAACCATTTAAGTCTATTTACATTAGAGATACAGGCCTACAATACGTTATGTTTATTCATGCATGCGTTCAGTTTTCAATGCATTATCCaactttacttattttaattATGATAAGGCCAGATAACAATAGATGCGTATGGTAATGCCAGGGCCAATTTTGACACCCACTCCGACCTTGCCCCCAGGCATTTCTACAATGTCGTTCAGTATAGAATAGGAATAGGGAATAgacactttattattttttttaatacagactTGGGGAAAGTTGGATATCCCTGACAAATTGACAGCCCGTGCGGGTCGCACCTACCGCACGtggctagctacgcctctgcttcCGCATATATGATGTCGCGGAATGGCTAAGGACAGCTAGTGTTCGAAACCGGAACCGTCGATACGACAGTCCGGAGCGCAAGCTAGGCTTATCACAAGGATGAGTATCATTGAGCCATGAGGATTAGAAGAATGCCATTTATCAAAATATTATTGCAATAGCCCTACAAGTAAATTTTTGGTATGACATTTTACAACctaaattaatttagttttaactGAAGCATTCATAAAAACACGTTGATATAgccccattttttaaaaatgctataCGTTTGTTTAATGCTCATATATACCTATAGAATAATAGTAAttacccccgcccccccccccccaccaaaaaaaaaaaaaagtaaaaaaaacgcaTTCCTTCTCTTTTACGAGTTTTACGTTTTCCTCATCCCCACCTTAAATTGGGTCGTTCACAGCGAGTCCACTGAGAGAATAACAGGccaaattgttattattattttttttttatatacaaatgccataattccattttcttttctttctacgTAGGCTTAAGTATTTTTCAATCAAGAGTTTCATTTACATTGGAGTTTTAAACAGTACAGACTTACTATCAGAGCCATCATTGACAACGTTTCTAAACAATCCgctttgtttatgttttgtgttgCTAGATTTAATTTCTATTTGTCACGCGAAAGTACACAGTCTATTTTTAGAAACTAAACACTGAAATATTAGGGCACATCGACCATCAGCTGGGAGTCTACCGAATGCTATCTCTCATCTGATTGGTCGGCCAAATCTATTTTGGGAAACGAAAATCTCCATGTTGTTTATCTTTCTGTTATTTCGTTCGTATCAGTTGACTATGGACTTTTATtgtgcaaaacaaaataataaacaatccaaGTGATGGCGTTTCtaatttcaacaaaaaacaGATACAACTtaaaagaagctctaaaaaCGTCTAATTACGTCACGATTGATTGTCCAATGCGAATGCTCCTTTCAAAGCTCTTTGTCGGAGATTTcatgttattattttctttttgttaggCAGCAGTGTTGTTGGACTCAGTCTAAATATTTCCATTACTATTTTCATGGCGTAGAGACATGAATAACCACAATCATAATAATCATTATAGTAATCACACTAAACACAAATCAGAGGTAGGAAACTCTTTGTATATCATCGTTTTACATAAAGCTAGAGTTCGAGTCAAAATGCGATTGTAGATCTCTTATGAAGttattcttcttattattattctgCTCAGACTGCAGTAGTACAGTTCACTGTACTGTAGAGTGTAGTTTAGAAGATCTGCCTGTACAGTGTATTCTGGAGGCTGCTATGCTATAGTATACTCAGTcaatagtatagtatagtatagatgTAAAttgatagatatctagatctagtagtattgTTACTCACTTACTGTTGTATGAGTATGATTTATGATCATTTATCAATttatgatgtagatctagattctagatctattctatagatttatatattataaactctagattctagaatctataaaaaaaaataatctcgaTTCATAAtattgacaatatttttattattctagatcttgatctagatccaTATGATGATCATATGAGGCTGAGGCATATATGtagtttatatataatataatattatttaatctatcttatcttatcttatataattattaatacagacattacttcaaaaaggaagatgattacgtcctacgcgtcatgcatttagtcatacatattaaccaatgacttaaattctgccaagtcactggttttcctggctagctcatgcaacccatattccatgctctaatagcactagcaCTCTaatctagagtgactagagtgtagatctagatctattatttatatattaaatatatatagatctataggccttatatatatcattattatataaatatattatctataatttatatataaatatatagatctagacgacTAGGGATATCTGTAGTGTAACTGTGAGCTGGGTTCGAACATGAGACCATCAAGACGAGCGCCTTACCACACAATGTCACAATCATGCAGCCATCATTGTActggagatctagatctatattatagataattaaatttgagaaataaataaagataaacccctaaaaaaaaatggcctggGCTTGTCATTGTGAATGATTGTGTACAATGAATAGTCTGACTTATGAGTTGGAACTATCTGTAAGAGTGAACACATGTTGGCCTACatgagttagatctagatctatgtatttatttttggtttaattTTAGACTGACTGCAAACTAGAAAAACTATGAATCTCCTCTAAGGGCTTGTTGTCTTGGCGGTCCAGATTTTGAAGGCTGTTATCTCCTGCAGGAGATTGGGAAAAGACATGAGAGTCATCATCATTAAACTTTGTGTTTGGCTAGATCGCTTAAGTTTATCAACTGCTCCCACATTTTGATGTATTATCTATCGCAAAGTACCCCTAGCTACCATTTCACATACGCTGATTTATAAGCTTATGATTATTGAATcttataaaaaagtttttaaaaattcacacACCGGGTCTCTTTGTAGGAAAAATCAAGGCGCAAGAGAAGGAGCAACTCCAAAAATGGCGCTCCCCCTTGCTCATTTGACTGGACAAGTGTAAGTCatattctattttatattaatgGTTATGTTTGTGTAATAACATTATGACAAACATTATACCAAATTAACCAGTAAGATTTCCTTCACTTTGTATGAACTCTATTCATATATATGTGCAAGGGTTTCAACTATACATCTCTTTCATCTAGATCTCTCAATCCACATATGAAGATGATGCTCTCATCAATAAGAAATTGCCAAAAGAGTTGCTTCTTAGGcaggtttttgtttttcccatatttattttttcttaacctttttttaaacatgaattGTTTTCATATATATCAATGTTGCTATCAAAGGTTTCGTAGTTTATTAAGGTCACAATATTGTGTATTTGTTGAAATAATTCTAATAAGGGAGTagctccctttcagaccttgcgatctatggggcagatgatgttaaggccgtCTATTTATGTGGCCCATGgataatgagggtgtcatgtggccagcgcaacaaccagacacctttacttttctcaaattaatgtcaggtacccattagaaagTGGCTGGACTCAAAGGCATgctaaagatccagaaattaaaaattcatcaggattcgaacccaggatcccgcggtttggaagccaagcacttttccactcagccactgtgcctcaATTAAAGGAGTGCCATGTAGTTATTTACTTAATACATAAGTAAATAGATTTGAGAAAGTAAATTGGGCTCATAACTCTCCATCAACATGATAAGTTTTggtgttagatagctagtttagttagttcgGTTATGCACTTTAATGTACTGACAGTGAACAGATATTTTAGAACGATGACATAGACTTTGGGATTAGAGGTTAAGATTGACGTGTAGAGATCAGTTACCGCTAGATTCTCAAGGGGATAACATCGTTCTATAGTGACAGAcaagactgtggcccattctgtaataaacgtttgtttgaagttcaccttgagtcaacttggtcattTGAGTCTGTGTTCCTGTTTAGTACCTTAACTATATTTGTGACGGAGTGCATGAAGAGCTCGCAGATTGAAAATACATCATACAAGGTATGCACGCACTTAGTATACAGAAGTATATCTAGAAATACTTCAGCTACATCTGActacacatgcatccgttacatTGGGAATGTTGAAGACTAAGGCAGTAAATATTCCTCtaattcagtgtttcccaaactgtgttccgtggaacactagggttccacgaggcctgaataggtgttccaagaactactgcaataattaacaagtaggccaccacgtgaattaacctctctagaaaaaaataagcaaagtgttccactaaatactgaGAATGTTCAAAGTTTTcctttaaggaaaaagtttgggaaacattgctctaattaaaattatttatttctgatATTATCAACTGCTGATTTGTTATCAAAtcctttttgtttattacatgatttcatgttttaaatcaattacaagtaaattaaaaacagtTATCATTTTTTGGTTACATTAAATTCTTGAAAATTGTTaccataattaatttttgttttttgaatttTAATATAATGACTtaattatatgttttttttttttttctagaatctTCTCATACCTTGATGTTGTGTCCTTATGTAGATGTGCCCAGGTTTCTAAGGtaccttttaaaacaaaattatttacataTTGTAAAAGGGCATCAGCTATACTCATATTTGATCAACAAAACTATAAATTATCACTCCATTATTCTTTGTGGTTGGAGGTCCACTGAAACATTATATGTGTcagctaaaaaatattttcaagttGGAAGCAATCTATCAAGAGGTCATagagttctttaaaaaattgtaaatgttaaaaaaaaataaaagtctcTTTATTCAACAAATTTTACCTACATTTGCTTGaattcttataaaatatagcTTTGATTCCAAAAGTTTTCAACTAGTTCGTATACACTAAATGCTGTCCAATAATaactgttaattttttttttccttaatctAATCAAAAATTGAattcaaataaaactattacatAGTAATTCCTCAATTTAAATAGTCCTGACAATGAAGCAAAATTgccaataaaaaaacataaagacacgttttgtttttcaacacaATTCTATAAAAGCacttacattttaatattttttgtctcttgtataaaaaatcaaa of the Biomphalaria glabrata chromosome 11, xgBioGlab47.1, whole genome shotgun sequence genome contains:
- the LOC129921779 gene encoding uncharacterized protein LOC129921779, translating into MIYIMLKERHVLFCLLYICTGKYVSGHSTMKDDFKPVLSLQYSEDIRLISFNGNYFHQFMACLCDCPLFVCNATGTLRGDVYQINSVSRNYFENISPASVIPKQMTCTIDKHGDGIHFHCTPSVDVCSLRLELTTPLLLGDNCLSACVNLAWKKPAFTKLSFVDPHYATEKSCDSQCATSLRKAATLKTRSTSATKLISDVTTAGIEWTLNEMSSPPEETSNRALRFNETRFTITNISLSNSPGSKFNYSFVVGATCVVLLCSIVAIIVHIKRKKHSKPKAKAVETSDCVLLYDNGNKIKSPSYQNVCISQV